A stretch of DNA from Flavobacteriales bacterium TMED191:
AAAAATATNATAAGTCAAGATATGATTACTTCTTTCTTAGATTGCTGCAAGCAACAACTTGGATCGGATTTATATACTTCCCCAAGAAATGTAATTAAAGAGTTTTTAGATTTAAGAAGTGTTTTAGATATTGATCCTTCCGCAAATTGGGAAGAGTTATTATCCTCAAAAGTAAAAATAAAACCAGATCTAGACGAAAATGAATTTTCTGAAGATGATGATGAAGAATTAAAGGGATTCACTTTAGGAAAATAATGTCTGAAGGAAATTTTGAATATAATCTTCTTCATGAAAATATAAAAAAATGGATTTTTAAAAATGGATGGACAAACCTTAGACCAGCCCAACAACAATCTATAAAAGAAATTCGGCAATCAAATAATAATTTAATCATTTATGCACCAACAGCTTCAGGGAAAACAGAAGCAGCAATGCTTCCTTTAATTTCAGAATTATTAGATAAGGATCATAGGGAAAATGCTTATATTATCTATATTTCCCCGTTAAAAGCGCTAATAAACGATCAACTAATAAGAATGGAATCAATATGCAAAGATAATGATATTTGTACCGTACCTTGGCATGGAGATGTGCCTATTAATGTAAAAAATAGACTTGATAAAAATAATCAAGCAATACTCCTTATTACACCAGAATCTTTAGAAGCAATGCTTATCAATAACCCTAATAAAGCACGTTCATTATTTAAAAATTCCATCTCAATTGTTATCGATGAATTTCATTCTTTTTTGGGGAATGACAGAGGAGATCAATTGAGGTCATTATTAAATAGGCTTGAAAAATTCACCAAATGTTGCCCTAGAAGAATTGGTTTGTCAGCAACTATTGGAGATGAAAATTATATTATTAATGCTTTAAATTCAAATAATTCATCAAATACAAAAATAATAAAAGAACCTATTAGTGGTAAACGTGAAATAAAACTTTCACTTAGAGGTTATGAAAATGAATTAACTATTGAAGGAGAAGAATTAGAAAATACTTCCCCCGAAGAGATTGAAAGCAAAAAAAATAATTCACCAGATATCCTTATTACCAAAGACATATTTAGATTTAGAAATCAAACTAATTTAGTTTTCCCAAACTCAATAAGGAATGTTGAAAACTTTGTATATGAAGGAAATTTTTTATGNAANCAAAAAGAAGAGGATAAGATTTTTTTNCCNCANCATTCATTATTATCAAATAATTTAAGAAAAGATGTAGAAGGCAAAGCAAAAGAAGGTAATAAACCTATGACAATTGTTTGCACATCAACTTTGGAATTAGGAATAGATATTGGAAATGTTGATAACGTCTTTCAAATTTATGCTCCGTTAAGCGTCGCATCACTTAGACAAAGACTTGGAAGATCAGGAAGAAGAGGTAATGATTCTGTTCTAAGGATTCATATTGTGGAGAATTGCATAAAGGAAAATAAAAAATACGTTGATTTACTTCGCTATAAATTGGTTAAAACAATTGCAATATTAAAATTAATGTCTGAAGATTGGTATGAAACAGAAAATAGATCCTCAGTTTCTTTATGTATAACAGCACATCAGATTCTTGCACTTTTAAAACAACTTGGAGGAGCTACTGCTGAGGATATCTGGTTTTTCTTTAANGAAAAAAATACATTTAATTTGGATATAAATATTTTTAAAAATTTATTAAATTACTTAAAAGAAAAAGAACTTATTTTACAAATCAGTAGNAAAATNTACCTGTCTGATNAAGGTAGTGATTTAACTGATAANTTTAGATTCTATACATGTTTTGAAAGTGTTGAAGAATATCAAATTTATGCACTAGGGAAAAGATTAGGGATTCTTCCCTTTGATTCCTCTTTAAATGAGGGGGATAATCTACTTTTTGCAGGTCAAAAATGGTTAATAAAAAAAATTGATAAAGACAAAAGAATTGTTGAAGTAGTCGATTCAACTATTAAAGGATCTGTCCCATCAACAAAAGGAGAAACTAATATCGATACAAAAATATTTGAAAAAATGAAAATTATTTATGAAGAAGAAGAAATGCCGATATTTTTAGATNCTAAAGCCAAAAAATTATTAACTGAAGCAAAAGATTTTTTTGAAAAGTTTGATTTAAAAAGCCAAAATTGGATTCCCATAAGTGATAAATCAATTAGATGGTTTCCTTGGGTGGGGACTAAAACAAGAACAACTATAGACTTAATGATTAGTCAGTTCACAAATTCAAAATCAAATTTAGATTCTGATGACTTATCTTTAGTTATAAATGTCAATGAGTTCAATTCATTACAAGATTTTTTATTAAATAAAAAATCTGAAGAAATATATGTTGATTTATTTAATAACCTACTTGTTAATGTGGACAANATTTACTTACAAAATACTGGTAAATGGTCATGGTTGCTTAGTCCAGAAAATAAAGTAAGAGACTTTATGATGAGACAATTAAATATTCAGGAAGCTATGAATGCAATTCTTAATTTAAAAATTTAGGAATAATTTCTTAAAAGAAATTTTCTTATTTTGATAGTTGCATTAAATTAGGGAGGGGAAAGGATTAAATCATGAAAAACTTATGGACTAAAAGAAATATCATGGACTATCTAAGCCACCCAGAGGAGANCTTAGACAAGAACTATTCTCNCATAAGGCAAAAGTATAGAAAAGAACTTAGAAGACAAGATGAAGAGACAAAAAAACAGGGTGGGGTTGTTGATTGGAATTATATTTTGAATGATTTCATGTAATAGCTAGGGAGGATTCAAACCTGCGACCTAGTGCTCCCAAAGCACTTAAAAGGGAGGAGAGGCAAAAGGTTTCAAGCCATAACTTATTNNTTGGGTAGTTTTACTAACTTTTTCCAGACAAACTATGATATTTTGAAGGAATTTTGACGGAATTTATGAANAAANANTNTTTTGGATCAGAGGANAATCCNTTAGATGAAAGAGCATTTTATCAATCAATNTTTTATTGGCTTATGAAAAGGATNAAGGACTCTANAGAAGAGGNAAAGTTATTAAGCGTNGCAAATATTCAAATNATTTTATTTTTTATGGATAAAGCNAATCCNGATAATTTTTCAAATTTTCAAGA
This window harbors:
- a CDS encoding DEAD/DEAH box helicase, with amino-acid sequence MSEGNFEYNLLHENIKKWIFKNGWTNLRPAQQQSIKEIRQSNNNLIIYAPTASGKTEAAMLPLISELLDKDHRENAYIIYISPLKALINDQLIRMESICKDNDICTVPWHGDVPINVKNRLDKNNQAILLITPESLEAMLINNPNKARSLFKNSISIVIDEFHSFLGNDRGDQLRSLLNRLEKFTKCCPRRIGLSATIGDENYIINALNSNNSSNTKIIKEPISGKREIKLSLRGYENELTIEGEELENTSPEEIESKKNNSPDILITKDIFRFRNQTNLVFPNSIRNVENFVYEGNFLXXQKEEDKIFXPXHSLLSNNLRKDVEGKAKEGNKPMTIVCTSTLELGIDIGNVDNVFQIYAPLSVASLRQRLGRSGRRGNDSVLRIHIVENCIKENKKYVDLLRYKLVKTIAILKLMSEDWYETENRSSVSLCITAHQILALLKQLGGATAEDIWFFFXEKNTFNLDINIFKNLLNYLKEKELILQISXKXYLSDXGSDLTDXFRFYTCFESVEEYQIYALGKRLGILPFDSSLNEGDNLLFAGQKWLIKKIDKDKRIVEVVDSTIKGSVPSTKGETNIDTKIFEKMKIIYEEEEMPIFLDXKAKKLLTEAKDFFEKFDLKSQNWIPISDKSIRWFPWVGTKTRTTIDLMISQFTNSKSNLDSDDLSLVINVNEFNSLQDFLLNKKSEEIYVDLFNNLLVNVDXIYLQNTGKWSWLLSPENKVRDFMMRQLNIQEAMNAILNLKI